The Sesamum indicum cultivar Zhongzhi No. 13 linkage group LG1, S_indicum_v1.0, whole genome shotgun sequence genome includes a window with the following:
- the LOC105171619 gene encoding ferruginol synthase-like, whose protein sequence is MDFLTVPLVLFSIGLLCTLLLTSNSRARKSPKLPPGPYPLPIIGNILQLGSKPHQSLAKLSRIYGPVMSLKLGSITTVVVSSPEAAKIILQKHDVAFSSRPILSAAESLNHNEFSMVFLPVENQWRKLRKICKEQMFSVPRLDASQDLRREKLQKLREYVKACSETGRAVDIGEAAFTTSLNLMSEMFFSMEFAQFNSVSPMKDVVWGVLGCIGSPNFADYFPILKPADLQGILRQTTIYFGKLLDTFDGIIEERSKSRCGKDDVVGTLIELSQRDDAELNRNDIKHLLVDLLLAGTDTTSGTVEWAMTELMRQPDKMSRVRDEIRSLIGEKGQVEESDIARLPYLQAVVKETLRLHPVAPFLLPHKAISDVEINGYMVPKDTQILVNIWASGRDPCIWPNADSFIPERFLDHNVQIDFRGTNFELIPFGAGRRICPGLPLAHRVVHLMIATLVHNFGWELDIELEKMDMNEKFGFTVQKAIPLRAIPKKL, encoded by the exons atggaTTTTCTAACAGTTCCACTCGTTCTATTTTCCATCGGATTGCTATGCACTCTACTTCTAACATCAAATTCCAGGGCCCGAAAATCGCCCAAGCTCCCGCCAGGTCCGTACCCGTTGCCGATCATCGGCAACATCCTCCAACTCGGATCCAAACCCCACCAATCACTCGCCAAACTATCCAGAATCTATGGGCCCGTAATGTCGCTTAAGTTAGGAAGCATAACAACAGTAGTAGTCTCGTCACCCGAAGCCGCCAAAATCATACTCCAAAAGCACGATGTAGCATTCTCCAGTAGACCCATCCTAAGCGCTGCCGAATCCCTCAACCACAACGAATTCTCCATGGTTTTTCTCCCCGTCGAGAACCAGTGGCGAAAGCTCCGAAAAATCTGCAAAGAGCAAATGTTCTCAGTTCCCAGGCTCGACGCGAGCCAGGATTTGAGGAGGGAGAAGCTGCAGAAACTGCGGGAGTACGTGAAAGCATGCAGCGAAACGGGCCGGGCGGTAGACATTGGAGAGGCTGCTTTCACTACATCTCTGAATCTGATGTCTGAGATGTTTTTTTCCATGGAGTTTGCTCAGTTCAACTCAGTCTCGCCGATGAAGGACGTGGTCTGGGGAGTGTTGGGATGCATCGGCAGCCCAAATTTCGCCGATTACTTCCCGATTCTGAAACCGGCGGATCTTCAGGGAATTTTGAGGCAGACCACGATTTACTTCGGGAAATTGTTGGATACTTTTGACGGAATAATAGAGGAAAGGTCCAAGTCCAGATGCGGAAAAGATGATGTGGTGGGGACGCTGATTGAACTCAGCCAAAGGGATGACGCTGAACTAAACAGAAATGACATCAAGCATCTGCTGGTG GATTTACTTTTAGCTGGGACAGACACCACCTCCGGAACAGTGGAATGGGCAATGACAGAACTAATGCGCCAACCCGACAAAATGTCAAGAGTTAGAGACGAAATCAGAAGCTTAATCGGGGAAAAGGGACAAGTTGAGGAATCAGACATCGCACGACTCCCTTACTTACAAGCAGTAGTGAAGGAGACACTCAGGCTCCATCCTGTTGCTCCTTTCTTGCTACCTCACAAGGCTATTTCCGACGTAGAAATCAACGGCTACATGGTGCCGAAAGACACCCAGATTCTTGTTAACATATGGGCCAGCGGCAGAGATCCATGCATATGGCCGAATGCAGATTCATTCATTCCAGAGAGATTTCTGGACCATAATGTCCAAATTGACTTCAGGGGTACAAATTTCGAACTCATTCCTTTTGGTGCAGGGAGGAGGATTTGTCCGGGGCTGCCGTTGGCTCATCGGGTGGTGCACCTGATGATCGCCACATTGGTGCACAACTTCGGGTGGGAGCTCGACATCGAATTAGAAAAAATGGACATGAATGAGAAGTTTGGGTTTACTGTGCAGAAAGCCATACCTCTCAGGGCCATACCCAAGAAATTGTGA